Proteins encoded together in one Apis cerana isolate GH-2021 linkage group LG4, AcerK_1.0, whole genome shotgun sequence window:
- the LOC107994299 gene encoding ankyrin repeat domain-containing protein 17 isoform X1: MQNVAQGTTSDSQKHEKSASVHHDIGKTSSTPQSSNSSPTKSETETFSELQPRFMADSSESEEDSVSEVECFAIDQVELDEGHHLESSKLLLTSEDPERSVDPETQARLESLLEVAGIGKLSSGDGKHLPDHEVLRRITSSVSCALDEAAAALTRMRSDNPRTQNEKRSLVEACTDGDVGTVKKLLTEGRSVHETTEEGESLLSLACSAGYYELAQVLLAMSANVEDRGIKGDCTPLMEAASAGHVDVVSLLIAHGADVNAQSTSGNTPLMYGCAGGHEEVVRVLLEAGANVEDHNENGHTPLMEAASAGHVPVAKILLEHGAGINTHSNEFKESALTLACYKGHLEMVRFLLEAGADQEHKTDEMHTALMEASMDGHVEVARLLLDSGAQVNMPTDSFESPLTLAACGGHVDLAMLLIERGANIEEVNDEGYTPLMEAAREGHEEMVALLLSQGANINAQTEETQETALTLACCGGFLEVADFLIKAGADIELGASTPLMEAAQEGHLELVRYLLESAADVHAQTQTGDTALTYACENGHTDVADLLLQFGADLEHESEGGRTPLMKACRAGHLCTVQFLISKRADVNRQTTNNDHTPLSLACAGGHLAVVELLLAQSANPFHKLKDNSTMLIEAAKGGHTSVVQLLLDYPHSIMMSTPHNATPTPMLLPQQQQQQQQQQQQQQQQQQQQSHPQQQQHITHQQHVPHQQHASTQPQSHQQQQQHAADQSQTQNLQPKHNTQKSLLRKNRSVTMMPDMSLTSAEAQQVRSQPAGESIVTTKDDTNILDKGSGGFTNLSEPNISLSPAPAPTPGLNVSESRKNTRQEQILHKQQIFEELQRVERELQIKGPGHWFCSAKNPVVTQQQQQQQQEDSNEPDTLSSGLVCSTSGISGNSLTHQGTSQAMSLYNAFLRGKRIAQEAQLSLAPTISETFPTTNTFPTSPPLSLATIPVTSSVPSVTSNTSSATTPSPPSISTPPTVMSVSQPITTSSDVSQSTAISDRPKAKPVSKKEGKNIRKASSSVMAGKLQQQQQQQQQQQQQANLMAGLQQQYQQKQRQHTYQVQQVHQLQQLNQQLQLQLDQVQVQQQQTQPQQQQGQPQQQPSQQQQSQSQQQTGVVTANGNNILMPTQLMSHLHPTHTHHLHDQQTTQQNLTEQADPELARLHRDGACPFVAAAQKAKALCTSESVIKLEDGTHIPLDDAFEIFRSISFDDTVDVATEDQEKLELKRLEVTNGKDSQQPQQQQQQQQQQQQQHLQTTQIVQQTTSPYTSQEYFTNPVLPTLPSLQVTSAGVQIQADISADLQLTGTQPLQNQPYKDALKDYQDGYLAGLRCHFQSQLLASQITFPTQALPAVSEARGIIDSISYQTNGYTQSTACSTNQVQVATQTQAPATTTAATIVSSDKKQVYTAPTTGKGKKGKYPLLSQQPSCQQQQTANTQQQTPNFPSQNYQLDPTTVAGQYTTGVPTVGSYATSQVPPAPFSCMDVDSETDSNHDTALTLACAGGHEELVELLLSRGADIEHRDKKGFTPLILAATAGHQKVVEILLNHGADIEAQSERTKDTPLSLACSGGRYEVVELLLNRGANKEHRNVSDYTPLSLAASGGYVNIIKLLLSHGAEINSRTGSKLGISPLMLAAMNGHVAAVKLLLDMGSDINAQIETNRNTALTLACFQGRHEVVSLLLDRKANVEHRAKTGLTPLMEAASGGYVEVGRVLLTKGADVNATPVPSSRDTALTIAADKGHCRFVELLLSRGTQVEVKNKKGNSPLWLAANGGHLNVVDLLYHAGADIDSQDNRKVSCLMAAFRKGHIKVVKWMVNHVTQFPSDQEMTRYIATVSDKELLEKCQECVKVIRAAKETQAAKANKNATILLEELDMEKTREESKKAAAARRRERKKKKKLEKKEEKRKLHEEYKKNETNYEDKEENGKKSGDEECDRADDSEHETGDSCERMDSMPSPVNRSPEDPYREEGDSGIDANSQGSCSSNDVKAREKKKEKKKKKSNNSTNNEKDTSPQRSPKSVVTQSTTLSQNSITPTKSQNNASEKRIINNTSNTVSVSATSITMSSRSSTVNCNERKLKGQLVFESSRHPADREDFEATGNETYVPGKGKKSYNNQYDGDALNTSTKTNNTTSPKQGGKREEGWKEVVRKGQSDDSGRFMNSPFRSKKVSVPPNAISRVIGRGGSNINAIRGATGAHIEVEKQSKCQGERIITIKGSSDATKQAHTLIAALIKDPDVDILQMLPKSKLAVVTTSSWDKTISTVASSKAKLGPINKPLSLTSSSSSTQINKSNYTSGVSTVNQLIPLRSSSTIKLAGAFPTPLPRATAPRLVAAAEKRAQAVAAQMASSSNTKTTMSYTSAIMTAGRATKIVTTSTTQTFAAKLSEITASTHTSTTVMQSTHTTVNKQKSLQANTVTVVSATAAAMAQTSSQQSAVNTSPKHCRPLPTLSAPPTMVSHYSGKSTYSPGSNAAVSPATSTVVAYCSESTVTSTCSNSSIRVSPSPPISSQCQQQLQQQQQQQQQQQQQQQQQQQQQARSSPPIASTIQEQQQQQQQQQQQQQQQQQQQQQQQQQTNNTPLEYSLFNDTFTKVTQQSMWGGRENESQKGMNFATVAGGGGVSVNISGSSSSKFIDNVPPQVDASKAPGYRGTTMCSPVSSKSNNTTNTNVTSIGSGGVSSNTGHNPIQPPQFQSSGNYSEHPLSNKPPGSLAVARPVIPQQNIEMGAAMGAQFSRPVFQGELTGTRNTTTHQPHVIASTSQPTLDVGLFKGNNIGYEHPNVNSSLLKMVPNEGQGHPLLPFHPHMQNFTQTISPSASVNTTVSMSRLNPRAPDFSSSLHLNSKPQVTMFNAGSPAAGMHPNMFATVPPPPPSAIQSNNLAMLGNFPLGKYQAPSRATPGNTGISTNGQTRWPFAPPHNNYPPHQDPMISQISFSNHLANITAQPGSIDLITSLENGGSPAISPSSPAQVAQEMNQLKIEDRKVPRPIGTERAWKNYATAGMGPGGDADSINWMLNNEKLVGSWASLAPGIDRHQMFRSNATYNRISNVDAELHQMMESSFQGHVDTQQQPFPNGSATTLSLMPGLTLLPGQFGTPTLTEIPPNETNKMDPPAWGIPDAVQDKQHPAWNKWTH; this comes from the exons ATGCAGAATGTAGCACAAGGAACGACCTCGGATAGTCAGAAGCACGAGAAATCAGCAAGCGTTCACCACGACATTGGAAAGACGTCGTCGACTCCCCAGTCTTCGAATTCCAGCCCTACGAAGTCAGAGACCGAAACCTTCTCCGAACTGCAGCCTCGCTTTATGGCAGACTCGTCGGAGAGCGAAGAGGACAGTGTTTCAGAG GTGGAGTGTTTTGCAATTGATCAGGTTGAATTAGACGAAGGTCATCATTTAGAGTCATCCAAGCTTCTGTTAACTTCTGAAGATCCAGAGAGATCTGTGGATCCCGAAACTCAGGCTCGATTAGAATCATTGCTGGAAGTAGCTGGTATTGGCAAGTTGTCATCAGGCGATGGGAAGCACTTACCTGATCACGAAGTGCTCCGTCGCATAACATCTAGTGTTTCTTGTGCATTAGATGAAGCAGCAGCTGCATTGACTCGTATGCGCAGCGATAATCCACGCACACAAAACGAAAAGCGCTCTCTTGTAGAGGCTTGCACTGACGGGGACGTAGGtactgttaaaaaattattaacagaaGGACGCAGTGTTCACGAAACTacagaagagggagagagtttGCTCTCCCTCGCTTGTTCAGCTGGATATTACGAACTTGCTCAG GTACTTTTGGCAATGAGTGCAAACGTAGAGGATCGTGGTATAAAGGGGGATTGTACCCCTTTAATGGAGGCTGCCAGTGCAGGGCATGTAGATGTTGTAAGCTTGCTTATTGCTCATGGAGCTGATGTTAATGCTCAATCTACTTCAG GTAATACACCTCTTATGTATGGCTGTGCGGGTGGTCATGAGGAGGTAGTGCGAGTATTATTAGAAGCAGGTGCCAATGTTGAAGATCATAACGAAAATGGTCATACTCCTTTAATGGAAGCAGCTAGTGCTGGACATGTTCCAGTAGCTAAGATCTTGTTGGAACATGGCGCTGGAATTAATACTCATTCCAatgaatttaaagaatctgCTTTAACACTGGCCTGTTACAAAGGACATTTGGAAATGGTTCGCTTCTTATTAGAAGCTGGTGCAGACCAG GAGCACAAAACTGATGAAATGCACACTGCCCTTATGGAAGCATCGATGGATGGTCATGTAGAAGTAGCTCGTTTGCTCTTAGATTCAGGTGCGCAAGTGAATATGCCAACAGACAGTTTTGAATCTCCATTAACTTTGGCTGCTTGTGGAGGTCACGTCGATCTTGCTATGCTTTTGATCGAGCGAGGAGCAAATATCGAGGAAGTAAACGATGAAGGTTATACGCCACTAATGGAAGCAGCACGTGAAGGTCACGAAGAAATGGTTGCTTTGCTTTTAAGTCAAG GGGCTAACATCAATGCTCAAACTGAGGAAACACAAGAAACAGCGCTTACTTTAGCTTGTTGTGGTGGCTTTCTAGAAGTTGcagattttttgattaaagcAGGAGCTGACATCGAATTGGGTGCTTCTACTCCTCTAATGGAAGCTGCACAGGAAGGTCATTTAGAACTTGTTCGTTATTTACTTGAATCTGCAGCAGATGTCCATGCTCAAACACAAACAGGAGATACTGCATTAACTTATGCTTGTGAAAATGGTCATACTGATGTTGCGGATCTTCTACTTCAATTTGGTGCTGATTTA gagcATGAATCAGAAGGAGGAAGAACACCGCTAATGAAAGCATGTAGAGCTGGTCACCTCTGTACAGTTCAGTTTCTTATATCAAAGCGTGCAGATGTTAATAGACAAACAACGAATAATGATCATACTCCTCTTTCACTAGCATGTGCTGGTGGGCATTTGGCAGTTGTAGAATTGTTACTTGCACAGTCTGCTAATCCATTTCATAAATTGAAG GATAATTCTACAATGTTAATAGAAGCTGCAAAAGGTGGACATACTAGTGTAGTTCAACTTCTGTTGGATTATCCTCACAGTATTATGATGAGTACACCGCATAATGCAACACCTACACCTATGTTGCTTCcccaacaacaacaacaacaacaacagcaacagcagcagcagcaacagcagcaacaacaacaatcacATCCACAGCAACAACAGCATATTACGCACCAACAACATGTGCCCCATCAACAACATGCATCAACCCAACCCCAATCACatcaacaacagcaacaacatgCTGCAGATCAATCACAAACACAAAATCTTCAACCTAAACATAATAcacaaaaatcattattaagaaaaaatcgatCTGTAACAATGATGCCAGATATGAGTCTTACTTCTGCAGAGGCGCAACAAGTTCGTTCTCAACCCGCAGGAGAATCAATTGTAACAACTAAAGATGATACTAATATTCTGGATAAAGGCAGTGGAGGATTTACTAATCTTTCAGAGCCTAACATTAGTCTTAGCCCTGCTCCTGCGCCAACACCAGGATTGAATGTCTCAGAAAGTCGAAAAAATACTCGACAAGAACAGATTCTTCATAAACAacaaattttcgaagaattacAA agGGTAGAAAGAGAACTTCAAATTAAGGGTCCAGGACATTGGTTTTGTAGTGCAAAAAATCCTGTTGTAACgcagcaacagcaacaacagcagcagGAAGATTCTAATGAACCAGATACATTGTCATCAg GTTTAGTTTGCAGTACAAGTGGCATATCCGGAAATTCATTAACTCATCAAGGCACTAGCCAGGCAATGTCATTGTATAATGCATTTCTTAGAGGAAAACGAATTGCACAAGAAGCTCAGTTATCTTTAGCTCCAACCATATCGGAAACTTTTCCTACGACAAATACTTTTCCTACTTCTCCTCCCCTTTCTCTTGCGACAATACCTGTTACGTCGTCTGTTCCATCAGTTACTTCAAATACATCTTCAGCAACTACACCAAGTCCTCCAAGCATATCCACACCTCCTACTGTCATGTCAGTTTCTCAACCTATTACCACAAGTAGCGATGTTAGCCAGAGTACTGCTATAAGTGATCGCCCGAAAGCAAAGCCTGTCTCTAAAAAAGAAGGCAAGAATATTCGGAAAGCTTCATCTAGTGTAATGGCTGGAAAATTgcaacagcagcaacaacaacaacagcagcaacaacaacaggcTAATTTAATGGCTGGTCTTCAGCAACAATATCAGCAAAAACAACGACAACATACTTACCAAGTTCAACAGGTACATCAGCTGCAACAACTTAATCAGCAATTGCAATTACAGTTGGATCAAGTACAg GTACAGCAACAGCAAACGCAACCGCAACAACAGCAAGGTCAACCACAACAGCAGCCATCTCAACAACAGCAATCGCAATCACAGCAACAAACTGGAGTAGTAACTGCTAATGGGAATAATATACTTATGCCCACTCAATTAATGTCACATCTTCATCCTACACATACTCATCATCTTCATGATCAG CAAACAACTCAACAAAATCTAACGGAGCAGGCTGATCCTGAATTAGCAAGATTACATCGAGATGGAGCTTGTCCCTTTGTTGCTGCTGCTCAAAAGGCAAAGGCTCTCTGTACAAGTGAAagtgttataaaattagaagatgGTACGCATATTCCTCTGGATGatgcttttgaaatttttcgatctatTAGCTTTGACGATACTGTTgatg TAGCGACAGAAGATCAAGAAAAACTTGAACTGAAAAGATTAGAAGTGACAAATGGTAAGGATTCTCAGCAAccgcaacaacaacaacagcaacaacaacaacagcaacaacaacattTGCAAACCACGCAAATAGTTCAACAAACAACCAGTCCTTATACTTCTCAAGAATATTTTACCAATCCTGTGCTACCAACTTTGCCTTCACTTCAAGTAACTAGTGCTGGTGTTCAGATACAAGCTGATATATCAGCAGATTTACAGTTAACTGGTACGCAACCTCTACAGAACCAACCTTATAAAGACGCATTAAAAGATTATCAAGATGGATATCTTGCTGGTCTTCGATGCCATTTTCAATCGCAGTTATTAGCATCTCAGATAA CATTTCCTACACAAGCTTTACCGGCTGTAAGTGAAGCAAGAGGAATAATAGATAGTATATCCTATCAGACAAATGGTTATACTCAATCAACAGCTTGCAGTACTAATCAAGTTCAAGTGGCTACTCAAACTCAAGCACCAGCAACTACAACAGCTGCTACTATTGTTTCTTCAGATAAGAAGCAAGTTTATACAGCACCTACAACCggtaaaggaaagaaaggaaaatatccACTTTTATCTCAACAACCATCTTGTCAACAACAACAAACTGCCAATACCCAACAGCAGACCCCTAATTTCCCCAGCCAAAATTATCAATTGGATCCAACAACAG tcGCTGGTCAGTACACAACAGGTGTTCCTACAGTTGGTAGTTATGCTACTAGTCAAGTACCACCTGCACCATTTTCTTGTATGGATGTGGATTCCGAAACAGACAGTAATCATGATACAGCCTTGACTTTAGCATGTGCTGGTGGTCACGAAGAACTTGTTGAACTTTTGTTAAGCCGTGGTGCAGATATag AACACAGAGATAAAAAGGGATTTACTCCACTTATTTTGGCAGCAACAGCAGGACATCAAAAAGTGGTAGAAATTCTTTTGAATCATGGAGCTGATATAGAAGCTCAATCTGAACGTACTAAGGATACGCCTCTGTCTCTTGCCTGTAGTGGTGGTAGATATGAAGTGGTAGAACTTCTACTTAATCGGGGTGCTAATAAGGAGCATCGTAATGTTTCTGATTACACACCCTTGAGTCTTGCAGCATCCGGTggttatgttaatataataaagcttCTCCTTAGTCATGGTGCTGAAATTAATTCCCGAACTGGTTCGAAATTAGGTATTTCTCCACTCATGCTTGCTGCTATGAATGGTCATGTTG cggcggtgaaattattattagatatggGCAGTGATATAAATGCTCAAATTGAAACTAATCGTAATACGGCGCTAACATTGGCGTGTTTCCAAGGAAGACATGAAGTTGTTAGTCTTCTCCTTGATCGAAAAGCTAACGTAGAACATCGAGCTAAG accGGCTTAACACCATTGATGGAAGCAGCTAGTGGAGGATATGTAGAAGTTGGACGAGTTTTATTAACTAAAGGAGCTGATGTTAATGCTACTCCTGTTCCATCATCTCGCGATACTGCTCTCACCATTGCTGCTGATAAAGGACACTGCCGTTttgtagaattattattgtcaag AGGAACGCAAgttgaagtaaaaaataagaaggGAAATAGTCCATTATGGTTAGCGGCAAATGGTGGGCATTTAAATGTTGTTGATTTACTGTACCATGCTGGAGCAGATATCGATTCACAAGACAATCGAAAg gtTTCTTGTTTGATGGCCGCATTTCGTAAAGGACACATTAAAGTTGTTAAATGGATGGTAAATCATGTTACTCAATTTCCAAGTGACCAAGAAATGACAAGGTATATAGCTACCGTCAGTGACAAGGAGCTCCTAGAAAAATGTCAAGAATGTGTGAAAGTTATTCGAGCAGCAAAAGAAACTCAAGCAGcaaaagcaaataaaaatgcaacgaTTTTATTGGAAGAACTTGATATGGAGAAAACGAgagaagaatcgaaaaaagCAGCGGCTGCTCGTAGACGagagcgaaagaaaaaaaagaaacttgaaaaaaaagaagaaaaacgaaaattacatgaagaatacaagaaaaatgaaacaaattatgAAGATaaggaagaaaatggaaaaaaatccgGAGACGAAGAATGCGATAGAGCGGATGATAGTGAACATGAAACTGGAGATAGTTGTGAAAGAATGGACAGTATGCCATCACCAGTTAATAGAAGTCCAGAGGATCCTTATAGAGAGGAAGGCGATAGTGGAATTGATGCAAATAGTCAAGGTAGTTGCAGTAGTAATGATGTCAAAgctagagaaaaaaagaaagaaaagaagaaaaagaaatctaataattctactaataatgaaaaagatacgTCTCCTCAAAGATCTCCAAAGTCTGTTGTTACACAAAGCACTACTTTATCACAAAATTCTATTACTCCTACTAAATCTCAAAATAATGCGTCCGAAAA aagaattataaataatacatctaATACAGTATCTGTATCCGCGACTTCTATTACAATGAGTTCTAGGTCTTCGACTGTAAATTGTAATGAACGAAAATTGAAAGGTCAACTAGTGTTTGAATCGTCGAGACATCCTGCCGATAGAGAAGATTTCGAAGCAACTGGTAATGAAACCTATGTGCCTGGTAAAGGCAAAAAATcctataataatcaatatgatGGTGATGCATTAAATACTTCTACAAAGACAAATAATACAACCAGTCCTAAGCAGGGTGGTAAACGCGAAGAAGGCTGGAAAGAAGTTGTACGAAA ggGACAATCTGATGATTCTGGAAGATTTATGAATTCACCATTCCGTTCAAAGAAAGTATCTGTTCCACCAAATGCTATTAGTCGAGTTATTGGAAGAGGCGGAAGTAATATAAATGCTATTAGAGGTGCAACGGGAGCGCATATTGAAGTTGAAAAACAAAGCAAATGTCAGGGTGAAcgaattattactattaa aGGATCATCTGATGCAACAAAACAAGCTCACACATTAATAGCTGCTCTCATTAAGGATCCAGATGTTGACATACTACAAATGCTTCCAAAATCGAAATTGGCAGTTGTTACAACTTCTTCTTGGGATAAAACAATATCTACTGTAGCT tcgAGTAAAGCAAAGTTGGGTCCTATAAATAAACCTCTAAGTCTAACGTCTAGTTCCAGTAGCacgcaaattaataaatctaattatacATCTGGAGTGTCTACCGTTAATCAGTTGATTCCACTTCGATCATCATCTACTATTAAACTTGCTGGAGCATTTCCAACACCTTTGCCACGTGCGACGGCACCTAGACTCGTAGCTGCAg cTGAAAAACGAGCCCAAGCTGTAGCAGCTCAAATGGCTTCGTCATCAAATACAAAGACGACAATGTCATATACGAGTGCAATTATGACTGCTGGACGAGCAACTAAAATTGTAACGACAAGTACTACGCAAACATTTGCAGCAAAATTATCTGAAATCACTGCCTCAACGCATACATCTACTACCGTCATGCAATCCACTCATACTACggtaaacaaacaaaaatcgtTGCAAGCAAATACAGTGACTGTTGTATCAGCTACAGCCGCGGCAATGGCTCAGACTTCATCTCAACAGTCTGCAGTCAATACATCGCCAAAACACTGCCGACCACTGCCTACTTTGTCTGCTCCACCAACTATGGTTTCTCATTACTCTGGAAAATCTACTTATTCTCCCGGCTCAAATGCGGCGGTTTCGCCAGCAACAAGCACTGTGGTTGCATACTGTTCGGAAAGTACTGTCACTTCAACTTGTTCAAACTCGTCAATACGAGTTAGTCCGTCGCCCCCGATATCATCACAGTGTCAACAGCAATtacagcagcagcaacagcagcagcagcagcagcaacaacaacaacaacagcagcagcagcaacaagcACGTAGTTCGCCACCAATTGCCTCAACAATTCAagagcaacagcagcagcagcagcagcagcaacaacaacaacaacaacaacaacaacagcaacaacaacaacaacaacagacGAATAATACACCTcttgaatattcattatttaatgatacttTTACTAAAGTTACGCAACAGTCAATGTGGGGTGGCCGAGAAAATGAATCTCAAAAGGGTATGAATTTTGCAACTGTAGCTGGAGGTGGTGGAGTGTCCGTAAATATCTCGGGTTCATCTTCATCTAAATTTATTGACAACGTACCCCCTCAG GTAGATGCTTCAAAAGCTCCTGGATATCGAGGAACAACAATGTGTTCTCCCGTTTCAAGTAAATCAAACAATACAACTAACACGAATGTGACTAGTATAGGAAGTGGTGGCGTATCATCAAATACAGGCCATAATCCTATTCAACCACCACAATTTCAGTCATCCGGAAATTACAGCGAACATCCTCTTTCAAATAAACCACCTGGTAGTTTGGCAGTAGCACGACCGGTGATTCCTcaacaaaatatagaaatggGAGCAGCTATGGGAGCACAATTTAGTAGACCAGTATTTCAAGGAGAATTGACGGGAACTCGTAATACAACGACTCATCAGCCGCACGTGATAGCTTCTACGTCACAACCAACGTTGGACGTAGGTTTGTTTAAAGGAAACAATATTGGTTATGAACATCCAAATGTAAATTCAAGTTTACTAAAGATGGTGCCGAACGAAGGGCAAGGTCATCCACTTTTACCTTTCCATCCACATATGCAAAATTTCACACAAACAATTTCACCATCTGCTTCGGTGAATACTACTGTCAGTATGTCCAGATTAAATCCTAGAGCGCCTGATTTTTCTAGTTCGCTACATTTAAATAGCAAACCTCAAGTGACAATGTTTAATGCGGGTTCGCCGGCGGCGGGAATGCATCCAAATATGTTTGCAACTGTACCACCACCCCCTCCATCCGCGATCCAATCTAATAATCTAGCAATGCTTGGAAATTTTCCTTTGGGAAAATATCAGGCACCATCTCGAGCCACTCCCGGAAATACCGGAATCTCAACTAATGGACAAACTCGTTGGCCATTTGCTCCGCCGCACAATAATTACCCGCCCCATCAAGATCCAATGATAAGTCAAATTAGTTTCTCCAATCATTTGGCAAATATAACCGCACAACCTGGAAGCATCGATTTAATTACGAGCTTGGAAAATGGTGGGTCACCAGCTATATCACCTTCTTCACCAGCACAAGTAGCTCAGGAAATGAATCAGCTTAAAATAGAAGACCGTAAGGTACCACGACCGATCGGTACAGAAAGAGCATGGAAAAATTATGCAACAGCAGGGATGGGACCTGGTGGTGATGCCGATTCCATCAATTGGATGTTAAACAATGAAAAACTTGTTGGATCTTGGGCAAGTTTAGCGCCAGGAATAGATAGGCATCAAATGTTTCGATCTAATGCTACTTATAATCGTATATCCAATGTTGATGCTGAATTACATCAAATGATGGAATCTTCTTTTcag GGTCACGTTGATACTCAACAACAACCTTTTCCTAATGGAAGCGCAACTACTTTGTCGCTAATGCCAGGATTAACGTTATTGCCAGGACAATTTGGAACACCTACATTGACAGAAATTCCtccaaatgaaacaaataaaatggatCCACCAGCATGGGGAATACCAGATGCTGTGCAAGATAAACAACATCCg GCATGGAATAAATGGActcattaa